One Polyangiaceae bacterium DNA window includes the following coding sequences:
- a CDS encoding cytochrome b/b6 domain-containing protein, translating into MQNYSFRKYQFLSLRLWHWANSIVILGLLGTVLIRKTFLSWRTNAALIEEKMKAEGTPVTPELAKEIAVAIRNPLWDWHIYLGFVLGFLLLARILIAIIIEKKSPGFSAIKVAFGIKQVPKEERTRALHFTAVKAGYAIFYVVTLLMVITGFLLNFKAEIGLSRDLAATTKEIHEIMMWFFVFFVGGHIIGVVLAENRSDPGIVSDMIHGGKSEQNPRSE; encoded by the coding sequence AATTACAGTTTTCGGAAGTACCAATTTCTCAGTTTGCGCCTTTGGCACTGGGCGAATTCCATTGTCATCTTGGGCTTACTTGGGACGGTTCTCATCAGAAAAACATTTTTGAGCTGGCGCACGAATGCGGCCTTGATCGAAGAGAAAATGAAAGCGGAGGGTACTCCAGTCACGCCAGAACTTGCTAAGGAGATTGCCGTCGCCATTCGCAACCCGTTATGGGACTGGCATATCTATTTGGGATTTGTTTTGGGATTTCTTCTCCTCGCTCGAATTCTGATCGCGATTATTATTGAGAAGAAAAGCCCTGGGTTTTCGGCCATCAAAGTCGCCTTCGGCATCAAACAGGTTCCAAAGGAAGAAAGAACGAGGGCCCTGCATTTTACGGCTGTAAAGGCCGGATACGCCATTTTTTACGTTGTAACTCTACTCATGGTGATTACAGGTTTTCTTCTGAATTTCAAAGCGGAGATTGGGCTGTCCAGAGACCTTGCTGCTACAACCAAAGAGATTCACGAAATCATGATGTGGTTCTTTGTATTCTTTGTCGGTGGTCATATCATTGGAGTCGTCTTGGCTGAAAATCGCTCGGACCCAGGAATTGTTTCCGATATGATCCATGGCGGAAAATCGGAGCAAAATCCACGTTCAGAATAG